A genomic region of Pseudomonas migulae contains the following coding sequences:
- a CDS encoding acetyl-CoA carboxylase biotin carboxylase subunit has protein sequence MITKILIANRGEIAVRIVRACAEMGIRSVAIYSDADRHALHVKRADEAHSIGAEPLAGYLNARKLVNLAVETGCDALHPGYGFLSENAELADICAERGIKFIGPSAEVIRRMGDKTEARRSMIKAGVPVTPGTEGNVADIAEALIEGDRIGYPVMLKATSGGGGRGIRRCDSREELEQAFPRVISEATKAFGSAEVFLEKCIVNPKHIEAQILGDSFGNVVHLFERDCSIQRRNQKLIEIAPSPQLTPEQRAYIGDLSVRAAKAVGYENAGTVEFLLAEGEVYFMEMNTRVQVEHTITEEITGIDIVREQIRIASGLPLSVKQEDIQHRGFALQFRINAEDPKNNFLPSFGKITRYYAPGGPGVRTDTAIYTGYTIPPFYDSMCLKLVVWALTWEEAMDRGLRALDDMRLQGVKTTAAYYQEILRNPEFRSGQFNTSFVESHPELTNYSIKRKPEELALAIAAAIAAHAGL, from the coding sequence GTGATAACAAAGATCCTGATCGCCAACCGTGGTGAGATTGCCGTACGAATCGTGCGTGCCTGCGCCGAGATGGGCATTCGCTCGGTCGCGATCTACTCCGACGCCGACCGCCATGCCTTGCATGTGAAGCGCGCGGACGAAGCCCACAGCATCGGTGCCGAGCCTTTGGCCGGTTATCTGAATGCGCGCAAACTGGTGAATCTGGCCGTGGAAACCGGTTGTGATGCGTTGCATCCCGGCTACGGTTTCCTCTCGGAAAACGCTGAACTGGCAGATATCTGTGCAGAGCGCGGCATCAAGTTCATCGGTCCATCGGCTGAAGTGATTCGCCGCATGGGCGACAAGACTGAAGCCCGCCGCAGCATGATCAAGGCTGGCGTACCCGTCACTCCGGGGACCGAAGGCAACGTTGCGGATATCGCGGAAGCGTTGATCGAAGGCGACCGCATCGGTTATCCGGTGATGCTCAAGGCGACTTCCGGTGGCGGTGGCCGTGGTATCCGCCGCTGCGACAGCCGGGAAGAACTCGAACAGGCATTCCCCCGCGTGATCTCCGAAGCCACCAAGGCGTTCGGTTCGGCGGAAGTGTTCCTGGAAAAATGCATCGTCAATCCGAAGCACATCGAAGCGCAGATCCTCGGCGACAGCTTCGGCAACGTGGTGCACCTGTTCGAGCGTGACTGCTCGATCCAGCGCCGCAACCAGAAACTCATCGAGATCGCCCCGAGCCCACAGTTGACCCCGGAACAGCGCGCCTACATCGGCGATCTGTCTGTGCGTGCGGCCAAGGCGGTAGGTTACGAGAACGCCGGCACCGTGGAGTTCCTGCTCGCCGAGGGCGAGGTGTACTTCATGGAGATGAACACCCGGGTGCAGGTGGAACACACCATCACCGAAGAAATCACCGGCATCGACATTGTGCGTGAGCAGATCCGCATCGCGTCCGGCCTGCCGCTTTCGGTGAAACAGGAAGACATTCAGCACCGTGGTTTCGCACTGCAGTTCCGGATCAACGCCGAAGACCCGAAAAACAACTTCCTGCCGAGCTTCGGCAAGATCACCCGTTACTACGCGCCCGGCGGCCCCGGCGTGCGTACCGACACAGCGATCTATACCGGCTACACCATTCCGCCGTTCTACGATTCCATGTGTCTGAAACTGGTGGTCTGGGCGCTGACCTGGGAAGAGGCGATGGACCGTGGCTTGCGCGCCCTCGACGACATGCGTCTGCAAGGGGTCAAGACCACCGCCGCGTACTACCAGGAAATTCTGCGCAACCCGGAATTCCGTAGCGGCCAGTTCAATACCAGCTTCGTTGAAAGCCACCCTGAACTGACCAACTACTCGATCAAGCGCAAACCCGAAGAGCTGGCCCTGGCCATCGCCGCCGCCATCGCCGCCCACGCAGGCCTGTGA
- a CDS encoding PA3496 family putative envelope integrity protein, translating into MAQPYEERNSAVKTRRQQEDQRRMEFRRAIEDRCERRQLLAEIGDFPDLELNYWQAAPATSRRNAQPGR; encoded by the coding sequence ATGGCCCAGCCCTACGAAGAACGCAACAGCGCCGTCAAAACCCGTCGTCAGCAAGAAGACCAGCGCCGCATGGAATTTCGCCGCGCCATCGAAGATCGCTGCGAACGCCGCCAGTTGCTGGCCGAGATCGGCGATTTTCCCGATCTGGAACTCAATTACTGGCAGGCAGCGCCCGCAACTTCCCGTCGAAACGCTCAACCAGGGCGCTGA
- the hexR gene encoding transcriptional regulator HexR, producing the protein MNLLQHIAQSRHLLRKSELKVADHVLLDPAAVMHSSMADLAHSVGISEPTIVRFCRAIGCSGFQDLKLKLAQSLAAGASFGQFAIHEDDSVADYSLKIFDTTLHTLMEVREKLDPVELQRAVSLMSQAQRVEFYGFGASGAVAADAQHKFFRLLLTAAAYSDPHMQAMSAVTLKPTDVAICISQSGRSKDLLITANLVRESGASLITLCPSQTPLAELSTVNLAIDVHEDTEIYTPLTSRIAHLVVIDVLAMGVAMARGPSLVNHLKSVKRSLRSLRLSPKSVKALDD; encoded by the coding sequence TTGAATCTGCTGCAACACATCGCCCAGTCACGCCACCTGTTACGCAAGTCGGAGCTGAAGGTCGCCGACCACGTGCTGCTTGATCCAGCGGCGGTGATGCACAGTTCCATGGCCGACCTGGCCCACAGCGTGGGCATCAGCGAGCCGACCATCGTGCGGTTCTGTCGTGCCATTGGTTGTTCCGGGTTCCAGGATCTGAAATTGAAGCTGGCGCAGAGCCTCGCGGCGGGTGCGAGCTTCGGCCAGTTTGCGATCCATGAAGACGATTCGGTCGCCGACTACAGCCTGAAAATTTTCGACACCACCCTGCACACTCTGATGGAGGTTCGCGAGAAGCTCGATCCGGTGGAGTTGCAGCGCGCGGTGTCGCTGATGTCCCAGGCTCAGCGTGTCGAGTTTTATGGCTTTGGCGCCTCGGGTGCCGTGGCGGCGGATGCCCAGCACAAATTCTTCCGCTTGCTGCTGACGGCCGCGGCGTATTCTGACCCGCACATGCAGGCGATGTCGGCGGTCACGTTGAAGCCGACCGACGTGGCGATCTGCATTTCCCAGTCCGGCCGTTCCAAAGACCTGTTGATCACGGCCAACCTGGTGCGCGAAAGCGGTGCCTCGCTGATTACTTTGTGCCCGAGCCAGACGCCGTTGGCTGAGCTGTCGACCGTCAATCTCGCGATCGATGTGCACGAAGACACTGAAATCTATACGCCGCTGACCTCGCGCATCGCCCACCTGGTGGTGATCGACGTGTTGGCGATGGGCGTGGCCATGGCGCGCGGGCCGAGCCTGGTCAATCACCTCAAGAGCGTCAAACGCAGCCTTCGCAGCTTGCGGCTGTCGCCCAAGTCGGTGAAAGCCCTCGACGATTGA
- the oadA gene encoding sodium-extruding oxaloacetate decarboxylase subunit alpha, whose translation MSKKIHVTDTILRDAHQSLLATRMRTEDMLPICDKLDKVGYWSLECWGGATFDACVRFLKEDPWERLRQLRAALPNTRLQMLLRGQNLLGYRHYSDDVVKAFVAKAAVNGIDVFRIFDAMNDVRNLRTAIEAVKAAGKHAQGTIAYTTSPVHTIDAFVAQAKQMEAMGCDSVAIKDMAGLLTPYATGELVKALKSEQSLPVFIHSHDTAGLATMCQLKAIENGADHIDTAISSFASGTSHPGTESMVAALKGSEFDTGLNLELLQEIGLYFYAVRKKYHQFESEFTAVDTRVQVNQVPGGMISNLANQLKEQGALNRMGEVLAEIPRVREDLGFPPLVTPTSQIVGTQAFFNVLAGERYKTITNEVKLYLQGGYGKAPGTVNEKLRRQAIGSEEVIDVRPADLLKPEMTKLRAEIGAVAKSEEDVLTYAMFPDIGRKFLEERAAGTLIPEVLLPIPEAGGVASAGGEGVPTEFVIDVHGETYRVDITGVGVKAEGKRHFYLSIDGMPEEVVFEPLNEFVSGGSSKRKQATAPGHVSTTMPGNIVDVLVKEGDTVKAGQAVLITEAMKMETEVQAAIAGKVTAIHVAKGDRVNPGEILIEIEG comes from the coding sequence ATGAGCAAGAAAATCCACGTTACCGACACAATCCTGCGCGACGCCCACCAATCGCTGCTCGCCACCCGCATGCGCACCGAAGACATGCTGCCGATCTGCGACAAGCTCGACAAAGTCGGCTACTGGTCGCTGGAATGCTGGGGCGGCGCAACGTTCGACGCCTGCGTACGCTTTCTGAAAGAAGACCCGTGGGAGCGTCTGCGCCAACTGCGCGCGGCGTTGCCTAACACGCGTCTGCAAATGCTCTTGCGTGGCCAGAACCTGCTGGGCTACCGCCACTACAGCGACGACGTGGTGAAGGCCTTCGTCGCCAAGGCCGCGGTCAACGGCATCGACGTGTTCCGTATCTTCGATGCGATGAACGACGTGCGGAACTTGCGTACGGCCATTGAAGCGGTAAAGGCCGCCGGCAAACACGCTCAAGGCACCATCGCGTACACCACCAGCCCGGTGCACACCATCGACGCGTTCGTGGCCCAGGCCAAGCAAATGGAAGCGATGGGTTGCGACTCGGTCGCGATCAAGGACATGGCTGGCTTGCTGACTCCGTATGCCACTGGCGAACTGGTCAAGGCGTTGAAGTCCGAACAGTCGCTGCCGGTCTTCATCCATTCCCACGACACGGCGGGCCTGGCTACGATGTGCCAACTCAAGGCCATCGAAAACGGCGCCGACCATATCGATACTGCGATTTCCAGCTTCGCCTCGGGCACCAGCCACCCTGGCACCGAGTCGATGGTCGCCGCCCTTAAAGGCAGCGAGTTCGACACTGGCCTGAACCTGGAATTGCTGCAAGAGATCGGTCTGTACTTCTACGCCGTGCGCAAAAAATACCACCAGTTCGAAAGCGAGTTCACCGCCGTCGACACCCGCGTTCAAGTCAACCAGGTGCCGGGCGGGATGATTTCCAACCTGGCCAACCAGCTGAAAGAGCAGGGCGCGCTGAACCGCATGGGCGAAGTGCTCGCGGAAATCCCGCGCGTTCGCGAAGACCTCGGCTTCCCGCCGCTGGTGACCCCGACCTCGCAGATCGTCGGCACCCAGGCGTTCTTCAACGTGCTGGCCGGCGAGCGCTACAAGACCATCACCAACGAAGTGAAGCTTTACCTGCAAGGCGGCTACGGCAAAGCGCCGGGCACCGTTAACGAAAAACTGCGTCGCCAGGCGATCGGCAGCGAAGAAGTGATCGACGTCCGCCCGGCCGATTTGCTCAAGCCGGAAATGACCAAGTTGCGTGCCGAAATCGGCGCCGTGGCCAAGTCTGAAGAAGACGTGCTGACCTACGCCATGTTCCCGGACATCGGTCGCAAATTCCTCGAAGAACGCGCAGCCGGCACGCTCATTCCGGAAGTGCTGTTGCCGATTCCCGAGGCGGGCGGCGTGGCCTCTGCCGGCGGTGAAGGCGTGCCAACCGAATTCGTCATCGACGTTCACGGTGAAACCTACCGCGTCGACATCACCGGTGTCGGCGTCAAGGCTGAGGGCAAGCGTCACTTCTACCTGTCCATCGACGGCATGCCGGAAGAAGTGGTGTTCGAACCGCTCAACGAATTCGTCAGCGGCGGCAGTAGCAAGCGCAAGCAAGCCACTGCACCGGGCCACGTCAGCACCACCATGCCGGGCAACATCGTCGACGTGTTGGTCAAGGAAGGCGACACCGTCAAAGCCGGCCAGGCCGTACTGATCACCGAAGCGATGAAGATGGAAACCGAAGTCCAGGCAGCCATCGCCGGCAAGGTCACCGCCATCCACGTCGCCAAGGGCGACCGGGTGAATCCGGGCGAAATCCTAATCGAGATCGAAGGCTGA
- a CDS encoding autotransporter outer membrane beta-barrel domain-containing protein: MPVQHKYRPKHLALAIALALGCAEFSIADDSTAATSAAPVATPEELISTLDAFISATDTHPSSIKKASEWNDLNLDERNDLVSVLTKGVFKKPVDGGTGENVLQLNAAKGGSVAETRNFKALDVKQGDWTVAGPGDFDIGALVRPGATLINTGHIKGSAITQGTLVNSGSIGEWVEVEEPGTFSGSGRVGALNVRGELAVNRLHGAPVIAGNMTLSNTAVLSYEVNADGRGETIKVDGTANLGDATLKVVAVGDFPQTSQYTVIEAGTVEGRFGQIENNLTFMTPTLQYDEKTVGLTYARNGVSVQDVALDENGRELGRSIERTAASTTAQTPFTTGNAAIDALLGSDLETAEIAIEQLTGYSTANLAKVTLNSDAPVSASMLSAMRQLDSAYGKSGRRNNVPRLAAGNEDNGRVWLQALGHGGKLDRDFDALQHSTTGLLMGADWGIDEEWRLGVMGGKSQTSMDGRLLDGALDSWHLGAYALRQNGPMSLRLGATHSSHDGSTKRQIAFNGFSDRPKGRYDANTQQVFAEAGYNLGRDVYSIEPFASLGYQRYQRGSYTEKGGDASLQVQGQTRNNIYSTFGLRVAKLNTLDNGMQLTPRFSAGWKHTYGELNSYSRQKLATEDTRYTVEGAALDRNSVTLDAGLDLSLSKRQTLGVGVTGEMGTDSRNHGITGQWRMTF, translated from the coding sequence ATGCCCGTTCAACACAAATACCGACCAAAACATCTCGCCTTGGCCATAGCGCTCGCCTTGGGTTGCGCTGAGTTTTCGATTGCCGACGACAGCACTGCCGCTACATCTGCAGCACCGGTCGCTACGCCGGAAGAACTGATTAGCACCCTCGACGCTTTCATTAGCGCCACCGACACTCATCCGTCTTCAATCAAGAAGGCATCTGAGTGGAACGACCTGAACCTGGACGAGCGCAATGATTTAGTCTCGGTACTGACTAAAGGGGTTTTCAAGAAGCCAGTGGATGGAGGCACGGGCGAAAACGTCCTGCAACTGAATGCAGCTAAAGGCGGCTCTGTGGCTGAAACCCGGAACTTCAAGGCGCTGGACGTCAAACAGGGTGACTGGACTGTCGCTGGGCCGGGGGACTTCGACATCGGCGCGCTGGTGCGTCCCGGTGCAACGCTCATCAACACCGGACATATAAAGGGCAGCGCAATTACACAAGGTACCTTGGTCAACAGCGGCTCGATCGGCGAATGGGTCGAGGTAGAAGAACCTGGCACCTTCAGCGGAAGCGGTCGCGTGGGTGCGCTGAACGTACGCGGTGAACTGGCTGTAAATCGCCTGCACGGCGCTCCTGTCATTGCGGGAAATATGACCCTGTCCAACACAGCCGTTCTGTCCTATGAAGTAAACGCCGATGGCCGTGGCGAAACGATCAAGGTCGATGGCACTGCCAACCTTGGTGATGCAACGCTGAAAGTCGTTGCGGTTGGGGATTTCCCACAAACCAGCCAGTACACCGTCATTGAGGCCGGCACAGTCGAAGGCCGCTTCGGCCAAATCGAAAACAACCTCACATTCATGACCCCTACCTTGCAGTACGACGAAAAGACGGTCGGCCTGACCTACGCTCGCAACGGTGTATCCGTTCAGGACGTAGCGCTCGACGAAAACGGACGTGAACTCGGTCGAAGTATTGAAAGAACCGCGGCCAGCACCACGGCACAAACACCCTTCACTACTGGAAATGCTGCGATCGATGCTCTGCTCGGTTCCGACCTTGAAACAGCCGAAATCGCCATCGAACAATTAACCGGCTACAGCACCGCCAATCTCGCCAAAGTAACCCTTAACAGCGATGCCCCAGTCAGCGCCAGCATGCTTTCCGCCATGCGTCAGCTGGATAGCGCCTACGGCAAATCAGGCAGGCGAAACAACGTTCCTCGCCTGGCGGCGGGCAACGAAGACAACGGCAGAGTCTGGTTGCAAGCACTGGGGCACGGCGGAAAACTGGATCGCGACTTTGACGCACTGCAGCATTCCACCACTGGCCTGTTGATGGGCGCTGACTGGGGAATTGACGAAGAATGGCGCCTGGGTGTAATGGGTGGTAAATCCCAGACGAGTATGGATGGCAGGCTACTTGACGGTGCTCTCGACAGTTGGCACCTGGGCGCCTATGCCCTGCGTCAAAACGGCCCGATGTCACTTCGCTTGGGCGCAACACACAGCAGCCACGATGGCAGCACCAAACGTCAGATAGCCTTCAACGGTTTCAGCGATCGCCCCAAAGGGCGGTACGACGCCAATACGCAGCAAGTCTTCGCAGAAGCGGGTTACAACCTTGGCCGTGACGTCTACAGCATCGAACCGTTCGCCAGCCTCGGCTATCAACGCTACCAGCGTGGCAGCTACACGGAAAAAGGCGGGGATGCTTCGCTGCAAGTCCAAGGACAAACGCGGAACAACATCTACAGCACATTCGGTCTGCGTGTGGCCAAGCTCAACACTCTGGATAACGGCATGCAATTGACCCCGCGTTTCAGTGCTGGCTGGAAACACACTTATGGTGAGCTCAACAGCTACTCTCGCCAGAAACTGGCAACCGAGGACACCCGGTACACCGTTGAAGGTGCCGCGCTGGATCGTAACAGTGTGACGCTGGACGCGGGACTCGATCTGTCTCTATCGAAGCGGCAGACATTGGGCGTTGGAGTCACCGGTGAAATGGGTACCGACAGCCGAAACCATGGCATCACCGGCCAGTGGCGAATGACCTTCTAA
- a CDS encoding LysR family transcriptional regulator, producing MRKSLMRMTLRQLQIFNEVCDLRSYSRAADEMSLTQPAVSLQIRQLEELIGQPLFDYVGKKLYMTEAAEALQRASRDIFGRLENLDMQLSDMQGSLQGQLKLAVESSAKYFVPHLFAAFKRQHPEVNLQLTVVNRGQVIRRLSDNRDDLVIMSMVPQDMGLEFLPFLNNPIVAVAPPDHPLCHMGPLRLQDLEPYTLLLREPGSGTRLACEEYFKEKRVHFNQTQEVASAEAQRECVLAGLGVALLTRHALNLELATGGLIELPVEELPLFRSWCLVQAKAKRLSPVAHAFLAFIRSERVQISALVERFDGKLRALPASN from the coding sequence ATGCGTAAGTCATTGATGCGTATGACATTGCGTCAATTGCAGATCTTCAATGAGGTCTGTGATTTGCGATCCTACAGCCGCGCGGCGGACGAAATGTCGCTCACACAACCTGCCGTGAGCCTGCAGATTCGTCAACTTGAGGAGCTGATTGGTCAGCCGCTGTTCGATTACGTCGGCAAAAAACTCTACATGACGGAAGCTGCGGAAGCGCTTCAGCGTGCCAGCCGGGACATTTTCGGGCGCCTGGAAAACCTCGACATGCAGCTGTCGGACATGCAGGGATCACTGCAGGGCCAGTTGAAACTGGCGGTGGAGTCCAGCGCCAAGTATTTCGTGCCGCACCTGTTTGCCGCGTTCAAACGCCAGCATCCGGAAGTGAACCTGCAACTGACGGTGGTCAACCGCGGACAAGTGATTCGGCGCCTCTCCGACAATCGCGACGACCTGGTGATCATGTCCATGGTGCCGCAGGACATGGGGCTGGAGTTTCTGCCGTTCCTCAACAACCCGATCGTTGCCGTGGCGCCACCGGATCATCCGCTGTGCCACATGGGGCCGCTGCGCCTGCAGGACCTTGAGCCTTACACCCTGTTGCTGCGCGAACCCGGCTCGGGAACGCGACTGGCGTGTGAAGAGTATTTCAAGGAAAAACGCGTGCACTTCAACCAGACCCAGGAGGTCGCATCAGCCGAGGCTCAACGTGAATGTGTGCTGGCGGGTCTGGGCGTCGCGCTGTTGACGCGCCACGCCCTGAACCTTGAATTGGCGACCGGCGGCTTGATCGAATTACCGGTCGAGGAACTGCCGCTGTTTCGCAGCTGGTGCCTGGTGCAGGCCAAGGCCAAACGGCTGTCGCCGGTGGCCCACGCATTCCTTGCGTTTATCCGCAGCGAACGGGTGCAGATCAGCGCCCTGGTTGAGCGTTTCGACGGGAAGTTGCGGGCGCTGCCTGCCAGTAATTGA